Proteins encoded by one window of Halosolutus gelatinilyticus:
- a CDS encoding carbohydrate ABC transporter permease, with product MSGINEFVSARDPRRLVRHATLRSRATLLRKGGLFVLALVAAALFAFPFYWLLRVAAVWPSESLYGSPPSLIIDDLSLYNFVRVYYAIPFAQYAINSVIVSAMAVASQLIFCSLAAYGLSMDFYGKKYVMGFIVAAMMVPFQTIFLTDYLITRRLGLINTYPGLAIVVAVSVVNILVLKSAFEAVPDSMVDAARLDGASELYILFGVYWPLSKAALSTTVILAFVFSWNSYLWPLLIATQDSYVTLPLGLATFQSQMSGNFALQYAFTIMVLLPLLILFLLLQKYFIRSAVMSSIKT from the coding sequence GTGAGCGGAATCAACGAATTCGTTTCGGCCCGCGATCCGCGGCGACTCGTCCGCCACGCGACCCTCCGGAGCAGAGCGACGCTGCTCCGCAAAGGGGGGTTGTTCGTGCTGGCGCTGGTCGCGGCGGCGCTGTTCGCGTTCCCGTTCTACTGGCTGCTTCGAGTCGCCGCCGTCTGGCCGAGCGAGTCGCTGTACGGTTCGCCGCCGTCGTTGATCATCGACGACCTGAGCCTGTACAATTTCGTCCGCGTCTACTACGCGATCCCGTTCGCCCAGTACGCGATCAACAGCGTGATCGTGTCCGCGATGGCGGTCGCGAGCCAGCTGATCTTCTGTTCGCTGGCCGCCTACGGGCTCTCGATGGACTTCTACGGGAAGAAGTACGTCATGGGGTTCATCGTCGCGGCCATGATGGTTCCGTTCCAGACGATCTTCCTCACCGACTACCTGATCACCCGTCGCCTGGGCCTGATCAACACGTACCCGGGGTTGGCGATCGTCGTCGCGGTGAGCGTCGTCAACATCCTCGTGCTGAAGAGCGCGTTCGAGGCGGTGCCCGACTCGATGGTCGACGCCGCGCGTCTCGACGGCGCGTCCGAACTGTACATCCTCTTCGGGGTCTACTGGCCGCTCTCGAAGGCCGCGCTGTCGACGACCGTCATCCTCGCGTTCGTCTTCTCCTGGAACAGCTATCTGTGGCCCTTACTGATCGCGACGCAGGACAGCTACGTGACCCTGCCGCTGGGGCTGGCGACGTTCCAGTCCCAGATGTCGGGGAACTTCGCGCTGCAGTACGCCTTCACCATCATGGTGTTGCTGCCGCTGTTGATCCTGTTCTTGCTCCTGCAGAAGTACTTCATCCGCAGCGCGGTCATGAGCAGCATCAAGACGTGA
- a CDS encoding carbohydrate ABC transporter permease gives MNRESLRSPGTWRRLATGDANLSKKQQHTVIAWIAIAPVMAWLLVYKYIALFWNVVLTFFDRSYTGEMTFVGLENWAQAFQDPVFPTALRNTIVLFGTIPVGIALALFIAILLNQKFPGSKAFRSVFFLPYITMMVAIAVIWQYMFHTEQGVINYALLNVGLIDDPISWLGNGRWALFSVFLVHIWKTTGFYVIIILAGLQTIPRQVYEVSRIDGASRWQQFRYLTLPLLKPTIGVCMLVGVVISFRLFDLILVMTDGGPGYSTEILLTWIYKQSFSYNDFGYGAVLSVIMVITTFTVAYLGLKLQQVSYS, from the coding sequence AGCACACCGTGATCGCGTGGATCGCGATCGCGCCGGTCATGGCGTGGCTGCTGGTGTACAAGTACATCGCGCTGTTCTGGAACGTCGTGCTGACGTTCTTCGATCGGAGTTACACCGGCGAGATGACGTTCGTCGGACTGGAGAACTGGGCGCAGGCGTTTCAGGATCCGGTGTTTCCGACGGCACTGCGCAACACCATCGTCCTGTTCGGGACGATCCCCGTCGGTATCGCGCTGGCGCTGTTCATCGCGATCCTGCTCAACCAGAAGTTCCCGGGGTCGAAGGCGTTTCGCTCCGTGTTCTTCCTCCCGTACATCACGATGATGGTCGCGATCGCGGTCATCTGGCAGTACATGTTTCACACCGAGCAGGGGGTGATCAACTACGCGCTACTGAACGTCGGACTGATCGACGACCCGATCAGCTGGCTCGGTAACGGCAGGTGGGCCCTCTTCTCGGTGTTTCTCGTCCACATCTGGAAGACGACCGGGTTCTACGTCATCATCATCCTGGCCGGCCTGCAGACGATCCCCCGTCAGGTGTACGAGGTATCGCGAATCGACGGCGCCAGCCGCTGGCAGCAGTTCCGGTACCTCACCCTGCCGCTTCTGAAGCCGACGATCGGCGTCTGCATGCTGGTCGGCGTCGTCATCTCGTTTCGCCTGTTCGATCTGATTCTGGTGATGACGGACGGCGGGCCGGGCTACTCCACGGAGATCCTCCTCACCTGGATCTACAAGCAGTCGTTCTCCTACAACGACTTCGGATACGGCGCGGTTCTCAGCGTGATCATGGTGATCACCACGTTCACCGTGGCGTATCTCGGGCTGAAACTCCAGCAGGTGAGCTACTCGTGA